The DNA region GTAGAGAAGACGCGCCAGCACATCCCGACCACGCTCGTCAGTGCCCAGCCAATGGTAATTGCCCCAGTGGCAGTTCGGGTCAGCGGCGCCTTGCGGATAGCGGACACAGTATTGTTCCTGGGTCATCGTCCAGGTTGGGGCAACTGCGCCCGAATGGGGCAGAAAGCCGTCAACCGTGGCGTAGCTGAAGCGCACGGGCGGCCAGATAGCCCAGCCATTGGCGTCGATCTCGTCGGCGATGAACTCGTCACGATAATTGGTGATGGCGAGAAAGCCGCCAAAGCGGGATTCGGGGTAGTCAACGAAAGCGGGTAATAGCAGCTCGCCCTTGTAGGACACGACAATCGGCTTGTCGTTGGCGATGAATTCGCTGCCCAGTGTCGCCAGGAACAGCGCGAGAAAGATCCAAAGCGACCACCACCCACGGCGGTTGCGGCGGAAATTGTCCCAGCGGCGCTGATTGAGGGGCGAGACAAAGCGGTTGCGGGGCGCTTCCAACACGGCGGCCTGACGGGTCATGACCTCACTCATACTTCGCGGCTTTCGAAGTCGAGGCGCGGATCGACCCACATATAGGCGAGGTCGGAAATCAACGAGATCACGAGGCCCAGAAGGCTGAAGATATAGAGCGTGGCAAACACCACCGGATAGTCGCGGGTCGTCACCGATTGCAGGCCCAGAAGGCCCAGCCCATCGAGCGAGAAGATGGTTTCGATCAGCAGCGAGCCGCTGAAGAAGGCGCCGATAAAGGCGGCCGGAAAGCTCGCGATGATCAGCATCATGGCATTGCGGAACACATGGCCATAGAGCACCTGCCGCTCGGTCAGGCCCTTGGCGCGGGCGGTGGTGACATATTGTTTGCCGATTTCATCGATGAACGAGTTCTTGGTGAGAAGCGTGGTGGTGGCAAAGGCGCCCAGGCCCATCGCTATGATGGGCAGGACCAGGTGCCAGAAATAATCGAGCACCTGCCGCCACCAGGGGAAGCTCTCCCAACCGGGCGAAGTCAGCCCGCGCAGGGGGAAAATCGACCAGAAGCTGCCCCCAGCAAAGAGAACAATCAGCATGATGCCGATCAGAAAGCCGGGAATGGCGTAGCCGATGATGACAATGGTGGAGGTCCAGACATCGAAGCGCGAGCCATCGCTGACCGCCTTCTTGATGCCCAGTGGAATGGAGATGCCATAGGCGATCAGCGTCATCCAGAGCCCGAGCGAAATCGAGACGGGCATCTTTTCGAGGATGAGGTCGATGACGGAGATGTCGCGGTAGTAGCTCTCGCCGAAGTCGAAGCGCAGGTAATTCCAGAGCATGTTGACAAAGCGCTCCAGCGGCGGCTTGTCGAAGCCGAATTGCCGCTCGATCCGCTCCACCAGCTCAGGTGGCAGGCCCTGGCTGCCGCGATAGCCCGACTCGTTGCCTTGCCCCGGCTGACCGGCGAAATCTCCAGCCGAACTGCCGGTGATGCGTTCGGCGATGGAGTTGTTCTGGCCCGAAAGATTGGCGAGCGCCTGTTCGACCGGGCCACCCGGAGCGAATTGGGTGATCAGAAACGAAATCGCCATGATCCCCAACACGGTCGGGATCATCAGCAGCAGGCGGCGGAGGATATAAGCGCCCATCAAGTCTCCGGCAGGTGCATTCTGCCTAAGCTAACCCCGCCAGTAGTTGCGGCAGCAAATCACCATAGGGTGAAACGACTTGTCGGCAAGTGCAACAGTTTGGTGAAGGCAAGAGGCCGCAGCAGCGCCGTTTCCGCTTGCCCTCGGGGCGGGGGGAGGCCACCATCG from Devosia sp. RR2S18 includes:
- a CDS encoding microcin C ABC transporter permease YejB, whose product is MGAYILRRLLLMIPTVLGIMAISFLITQFAPGGPVEQALANLSGQNNSIAERITGSSAGDFAGQPGQGNESGYRGSQGLPPELVERIERQFGFDKPPLERFVNMLWNYLRFDFGESYYRDISVIDLILEKMPVSISLGLWMTLIAYGISIPLGIKKAVSDGSRFDVWTSTIVIIGYAIPGFLIGIMLIVLFAGGSFWSIFPLRGLTSPGWESFPWWRQVLDYFWHLVLPIIAMGLGAFATTTLLTKNSFIDEIGKQYVTTARAKGLTERQVLYGHVFRNAMMLIIASFPAAFIGAFFSGSLLIETIFSLDGLGLLGLQSVTTRDYPVVFATLYIFSLLGLVISLISDLAYMWVDPRLDFESREV